Part of the Deltaproteobacteria bacterium genome is shown below.
GTGGTGTGTCGCCTGCCTCGCTGCTGAGATTACCATGAACAGCGAGTTCAATGGGCAATATCTAAACGACCACTCGCTGAAGCTGAGCCTTGTCGGGGCCATCTTGCTGGGCGTTTTGGTTTTATGTTCTATCTTTAGTCACTACGGTAGCTACGAGGGTCTTTACGCTTCCCTGTTCTATGCTTTTTATCTTAGTGGCTGGTGCTGGGCGAATTTACATTTTCACGTGGGAACACAAGGTCCTATAAAATCACTGGGAGGAGGGTTTTGGGTCACGTGGATGCGGGGCCTTGCAGTGGCCTTCCTTTTTGGTGCTGTTTCTTGTTTTGCGACATTTGAAGGCGAACCGTTTATCTTTTTTGGCGCCTACGGCCTGGTGGCTATCGGCGATGCTCTGGATGGCGCGGCGGCCCGGTGGACTCAAACAGTTTCAGCTATGGGTGCAAGGCTCGAAAACCAGGTGGACGCCATGGGTATGTTGGTGGCCAGTATTGCGGCAATATTTATTGAAACGTTGCCGCCGTATTATTTACTACTGTCACTTGTCTATTTTCTTTTTCATTTTGGCATGTGGTTTCGAGAGAGAATGGGGCGTGAAGTTTTCCGTGACAGGATGATGCAAAGCTTGCACAACCGCTACTTTGCAGGCGTTCACATGTGCCTTCTGACGGTTGCGTTGTATCCAGGGGCAGCCAGTGAGATTCTGTCGATTATTGCGAGCTTCGGTTTATTCTTGCTTCTTCTGTGTTTTGTTCGAGATTGGCTCTACGTAAGTGGTGTGGTCCAGCCTGGCGATGCCCGCGCCAATCTTGGGTGGTCACGTACCTCGCGTTTTGCCCGACACTACGGCAGCGTGGGTGCCCGAGTCTTTATTGGGGTGATTTTGGCACTTGGTCTCTATTCGTCTTTGCCATGGTGGTTGAGTGCGCTTTGTCTCCTAACAGCACTGGGCCTCTTTGCCCGAACCTTAGCCTGGCTATGTTTGGCTTATTTGGTTTTAGGCAATACCCCTCTCGTCTCTATGGAGATATTTTTGCTGACCGGAGCGCTGACGTGGGTCGCATGGCTGGGCAGTGGGCTTTGGTCTATCATGAAACAAGACGATGCTCTTTATTTCCGAACCATGGGTGTGAATAAGTTATGAAGACTTTTTGGGCCCTAGGTATTTCGCTT
Proteins encoded:
- a CDS encoding CDP-alcohol phosphatidyltransferase family protein; the protein is MNSEFNGQYLNDHSLKLSLVGAILLGVLVLCSIFSHYGSYEGLYASLFYAFYLSGWCWANLHFHVGTQGPIKSLGGGFWVTWMRGLAVAFLFGAVSCFATFEGEPFIFFGAYGLVAIGDALDGAAARWTQTVSAMGARLENQVDAMGMLVASIAAIFIETLPPYYLLLSLVYFLFHFGMWFRERMGREVFRDRMMQSLHNRYFAGVHMCLLTVALYPGAASEILSIIASFGLFLLLLCFVRDWLYVSGVVQPGDARANLGWSRTSRFARHYGSVGARVFIGVILALGLYSSLPWWLSALCLLTALGLFARTLAWLCLAYLVLGNTPLVSMEIFLLTGALTWVAWLGSGLWSIMKQDDALYFRTMGVNKL